The Camelina sativa cultivar DH55 chromosome 16, Cs, whole genome shotgun sequence sequence TGAAATTGTTCTTGCACTCGAAGAAGCACAAACGGGTATTCGTCTTTTACCTTCTTCTGCTGCACAGTTCAGGCTACAAGAGAATGTGTTTGTGGAATCGGTTTTCCACAGCCACACGGTCTTGAAAGCTTCTCCAATGGTGTATGGGAAGCTACATTTACAAACTAGAGTAGCAATGGATATTCCGGAGCATGCGGTTAGCTCACTAAGGGTTCCTGCATTCAACACACTTTTGGAAGACCGTGATGCAACAATAATGACACATTTTCTCCATGGTGATGAGAGGTTTCAAGTGTTTCACAAGTGGAGAAGTAAAGCACTTAGATTCTGGCGGAGGAATATATACAGGAATAAGTATCATGtgctgttttcttttgttcagaaAATGAAGGCTTCACATGTTCTTGTTGTTACGGCAATAGTTTGGAATAGAAAGACACATCTGGGGATTGCAAGACTCAAAGTTTGGCATCGTTGGAAACACAAAGTTGGGAAGTTGCAACCATGTTCAGAATTTATGCTGTGGAGTTTGGTCCATTTTCAATCTGGTGAAGGGATCAGTCTAAGTGAGCTTGGTTCAATTCCTTTGTGTTTTTGCCGTGCCTTCTTGTGGCGAGGCTGGTCTATTCATGAGAGTTCATGACCTAGTGAGAGACTTGCCGCatctatttcttcttttcttaaagcttgaggacaagcttgtCTAAATGGGGGGAGTATTGATACGATTCTTCATAAGGAAGtaagtgaagaagaggatgacgTGGACAGATATAAAGAAGAGAGCAAATACTTGGAACGAGAAAGAGGCTTGGCGGTTAAGGAATCAACTTAAAAGAGTcgtgaagctcttcttcttcattatgctTATTGTTGAAGATTGTGAATGAAGCGATGAGCTTCTAACCAAACGATGTGCTTGTAGAGAGATCAATGTTGATCTCTGTAATCGTTGCTTAGATCTATGTTGATCTGAGTGTATGATTCTTATCTTCTCTTTGTAAGTGTGAGCGTGTGTAATCAAAGCTATAGATATCTCAAAACTTAACACTGCAACTTCTCAATGTTGAATTCCTGTAACATCAACCACATATAACCACACAGAgttagatcaaaaccatttGCTTAGATCAGAAATAACCCCATAGAGCCTATGAACTTGTTGACTACACAATAAAATCTCAGAACAGGAAAAATCTTAAGATCCGAAGATCAAGTGGAATAGTTACATAACAgtcaacaaattttttttttaaaaaaaatatatcaaaatggtCACACAATCGTTATGCAGTGTATATTCCGGAGAACTTAACACGAAACCCACAAGTAAGAAcaagagatcgagagagagagagagagagaaggtttATGGACTTCTTCAGCGGAGACAGAGATCTCATTGGCCTTTTCTTCAGCTTCCTGGCGGATAAAGCTAACCATCTGGTGGATCTGGTTGACAACTTCGGCATCGTTCATCTTTTTTCGCCTCTTAGCGGAGAGAGAATTACAAAACCAGTATCTGAGATGTTGTGGTTGTATAGTAGAGGAGAGAATGAAGAAGCCGTTTCGTCTTCGTTTTGTTATTATGGTGGGGTTGGTCCAGAAACAGCAGTTATGTTTTCATCCAACTAGATTGGGACTAGAATAAAAGTCTAGAACCATCCCCATCTGACTCACGTCACGTGTTTCTCATTTTTAtgtcaacaaataattaaatatatattaatcatattatttagaaacaaatctcattttattttcatatgcattataacattaaattttacaaattatatagatgtattattatatattttcttaaaataatactatgtaTGTGTGAATCTatcttcttatatttttctttgtaggAGTATTATTTAACTGTAATCACTAATTTGTGGCTATAATCactaatttctttcttttcttcactcAAAAATTTTATCAAGcccttttttctttgtgtgtaTCTGTCCCAATTTCTAAGTCCTAGTCACATTTATTAGCAAAAGAGCAAATTTCTAACCACTTAtagtttttgaatatatttcttttcttttttttgtcaacagtttTGGATATGACTATAAATACTGAATAGAGATAAGGgaaattctcaaaaattaaCAActcttattaattattttgtgagcCAAAACCTCTGAATTTTTCCGCGCTTACGTTACATGCTTTCCAGTAAAGAGATATATTAGCCGTTAGTGTGTGTGAAAATGCTTTGAAGCCAATGAGTTTTAAGTACTCAACGATCATAAACTTAAAGTGCATAGAAACGGTCAAcgtgtcttttgttttctctgcttataaaaatcaagactttttttttttttgtttgccggCTAAAACCTGCCGGCGTATCTTTTGAAACCTCACtttcataattctttttttaatgcttACAAACTTCTCAAGCTAAAGAAtaattctctgtttttcctttttacagttagaaaccaaaaaactaGTTTCTTCACAAtgcatatcttcttcttcttcttctctttgattctctgttttgttctgaTTTCATCATCTCAGACTCTTGAAGACGACAAGAAAGCTTTGCTTGATTTCTTGTCTCATTTAACTTCGTCTCATCTCCTTTGGAACCAGAGCTCTCCGGTTTGTCATCGCTGGACCGGAGTTACCTGCAACGCAAACCGTGATCGAGTTGTATCCGTTAGATTGCCTGCGGTTGGATTCAACGGTTTGATTCCTCCTTTCACCATCAgtcgtctctcttctctcaaggTTTTAAGCCTTCGAAAGAACCATTTCACCGGAGACTTCCCTTCTGATTTCATTAATCTCAGCAACTTGACTCATCTCTATCTACAACACAACCGCTTCTCTGGTCCTTTACCATCGATTCTCTCCGAGTTAAAGAATCTCAAGGTTCTTGATCTCTCTAACAATGGATTCAACGGAAGCATCCCAGCTTCTCTTTCAGGTTTGACCAGCCTTAGAGTCTTGAATCTTGCAAACAATTCCTTCTCTGGAGAAATCCCCCATCTTGATCTTCCAAAGCTGAGTCAAGTCAACTTGTCCAACAACAAGCTCGTCGGTACAAAACCAATATCTCTTCAAAGATTCCAAAGTTCAGCCTTTTCTGGTAACAACACTACCGATAGGCAGAAGAAACAACACCACAAGCTTCCTTTCGGGTTAAACCAGGTTGCTTTCCTGCTGATTCTGGCTGCAGCTTGCGTGTTAGGTGTCTTCGGGTTCTCCTTTATAATGATCACTTGCTGCCTACGGAAGAAATGCTTCCCAGGGAAACTGAGGAAGAGAGACtcgtcttctcctcctccaggAAACTGGACGTCTAGAGATGATAACACTGAAGAAGGCGGGAAGATCATCTATTTCGGTGGAAGGAACCATTCTTTTGATTTAGATGATTTGCTAACCTCATCTGCAGAAGTTTTGGGGAAGGGTGCTTTTGGTGCAACCTATATGGTAACAATGGAGGACATGAGCACGGTCGTAGTGAAGAGACTGAAGGAAGTTGTCGTTGGAAGACGAGAGTTTGAGATGCAAATGGAGATCATTGGTATGATCAGACATGAGAATGTAGCTGAGCTAAAGGCTTACTACTATTCCAAAGATGATAAGCTCGCTGTTTATAGCTATTACAGTCAAGGAAGCCTCTTCGAGATGCTGCACGGTTAGTTACTCTTTCACTTTCTTATTCTTATGTTTAGTCAAAAGCTCAATGAGTAAACAACAAAgaagtttcaattttgattgCAGGAAACAAAGGAAGGTATCATCGAGTACCGTTAGATTGGGATGCTAGATTGAAAATAGCAACCGGAGCAGTGAGAGGGCTGGCTAAAATCCATGAAGGGAACAATGGTAAACTCATCCACGGCAACATCAAATCCTCAAACATCTTCTTAGACTCACAATGCTATGGCTGCATAGGCGATCTTGGCTTGACGGCAATCATGAGATCACTTCCTCAAACCACTTGCCTAACTTCAGGTTACCACGCACCTGAAATAACAGACACGAGAAGAAGCACACAGTTTTCAGACGTATACAGCTTCGGAGTGGTGTTACTCGAGCTCTTGACAGGGAAATCACCGGTGAGTCCAGCGGGCTTAGCACcaaaagcagcaacaacaacacaaggCGAAAACATGGATTTAGCTAGCTGGATAAGAAACGTGGTGGCGAATGAGTGGACCGGGGAGGTTTTTGACATGGAGATATTGAGTCAATCAGGTGGTTTCGAGGAAGAAATGGTAGAGATGTTGCAAATAGGATTGGCTTGTGTTGCTCTGAAGCAACAAGATCGACCTCATATATCTCAAGTTTTGAAATTGATTGAAGATATTCGATCAACTTGATGCAGAATGAGAGAACAAACA is a genomic window containing:
- the LOC104754172 gene encoding putative inactive receptor-like protein kinase At1g64210 produces the protein MHIFFFFFSLILCFVLISSSQTLEDDKKALLDFLSHLTSSHLLWNQSSPVCHRWTGVTCNANRDRVVSVRLPAVGFNGLIPPFTISRLSSLKVLSLRKNHFTGDFPSDFINLSNLTHLYLQHNRFSGPLPSILSELKNLKVLDLSNNGFNGSIPASLSGLTSLRVLNLANNSFSGEIPHLDLPKLSQVNLSNNKLVGTKPISLQRFQSSAFSGNNTTDRQKKQHHKLPFGLNQVAFLLILAAACVLGVFGFSFIMITCCLRKKCFPGKLRKRDSSSPPPGNWTSRDDNTEEGGKIIYFGGRNHSFDLDDLLTSSAEVLGKGAFGATYMVTMEDMSTVVVKRLKEVVVGRREFEMQMEIIGMIRHENVAELKAYYYSKDDKLAVYSYYSQGSLFEMLHGNKGRYHRVPLDWDARLKIATGAVRGLAKIHEGNNGKLIHGNIKSSNIFLDSQCYGCIGDLGLTAIMRSLPQTTCLTSGYHAPEITDTRRSTQFSDVYSFGVVLLELLTGKSPVSPAGLAPKAATTTQGENMDLASWIRNVVANEWTGEVFDMEILSQSGGFEEEMVEMLQIGLACVALKQQDRPHISQVLKLIEDIRST